A window of Nicotiana sylvestris chromosome 8, ASM39365v2, whole genome shotgun sequence genomic DNA:
GAGTTAGCAATCACAAGCTCAAATGCCTTAGCGAAATTTAGGAGTGAGGTACCTCCTCCATTCCGATCCCCAAAACCGAAGCCGTTATGCACCTCACTATAGCCACCTACAGACGACCCAATATGCCCATTGAAATCCCATCCTATAAATAACCTCTCGGCAGGCGGAATATTATgcacaatctcatccaacccctccaaGAAGCGCCTTTTAACCTCCTCATCCAAGACTGTTTGCAGCGCGTAAGCACTGATGACATTTATAGTACACTCAccaaccaccaacttaatagtcattagtctatcatcaCCCACCTACCCTCTACCACAGACTCTCTAAAATCCCTATCTACCAAAATGCATTAATAGTTACCGGAGCATACTAGAAGTGAAAGTTGAATATTTATGTAgtacttgtaagcacgtgatttttgcttcacggacagtcactccaaaagaaatagtaacaaaggacctcgctgtacaacTTTCAAGTTTCCGTAACATGTGCTGCTAGTCatgtgtggttctgtccattttgtccatttttacattattaaacaaaatacaaaatgtgtatgtcctggtaattagaccataattcattcagtaaaagaaaaattcacaaaaatattctagggtgcgatttaacctatttaaatattttgataattatgtttgtttgaatttcatttttattttttagttttaagattagaaaaaaaaaagaaaggaaaaaggaaaaaagaaagggagaaaagaatgaaggaagcggtttgggccaaggaaataaaccaaaaataggcccaaaccaacgatctgacccggtccaaaccaggcctgcccaggcacctcctgaaacgacgtcgtttcaggcaaatcaatctgagccgtccgtcccagccgatccaacggttcaggacctctttcagcgacccatgttcaaacccgacccaaataaccagcctgacccaacccctcacttaaaccaaacgaccccgtttaactgccaaacgaccccgtctcatttctcagcatcagatccaagccgttgagatcatctgatctaacggctcagatccaatcccatagaccatatataaaccttcccttatacccacgccccctataccaacaccccaccccttcgtccccaagtcgaacccggacctcccattagaaaccctagccgccctcgtctccctcgccattaaagccggcggcacgaacgccggtgaccacctcctgaacaccctaagaccccctcactctcctgaacatggatctgttaccctcttgcctcgaatcaccttccctcgtctcgaatcttcgtttgaagatttgagtcgaacccggacctatgccaaaccaccccatcttcataccagacattcccctgaccttcctcgtgaccaaaccaagcttggtttggtccgaatctacccacaactcctaaaaatccagatctggaaatccagaacttgaaacacatgcacctggggaacccggccagttttgacaagggtttgaggtctaatagaccttaatcaaggtgttctcatgtgagaacaccctgattaaagtttgttcggcctcaaaagttcgaagatgaatcagatttgggtctgtttgatttaaacattttcggtacgttttcctttcttttgtgttagttttagttaagtggtcagcatgtttcgttgggtttgtttgttatttttgttatttttcattcggatttctttcatctctttaaagacctttttctttggtcggttgattttctatgtgtgtattctgaatgtactctgtgataa
This region includes:
- the LOC138874745 gene encoding uncharacterized protein, with translation MTIKLVVGECTINVISAYALQTVLDEEVKRRFLEGLDEIVHNIPPAERLFIGWDFNGHIGSSVGGYSEVHNGFGFGDRNGGGTSLLNFAKAFELVIANSSFPKREEHLVTFQSMVAKMQIDYLLLRRCDRGLYKDCKVIPGETLATQHRLLVMDVSIKIRRKKRSVRGHPRIR